In a genomic window of Prochlorococcus marinus subsp. marinus str. CCMP1375:
- a CDS encoding acetyl-CoA carboxylase carboxyltransferase subunit alpha, which yields MARRYLLEFEKPLVELEKQIEQIRELARDSEVDVSQQLLQLETLAARRREEIFSALTPAEKIQVARHPQRPSTLDFIQMFCEDWIELHGDRNCSDDSALIGGIARIEDIPVLLIGQQKGRDTKENVARNFGMAKPSGYRKALRLMNHADKFNLPIISFIDTPGAYAGLLAEEQGQGEAIAVNLREMFRIKVPIIATVIGEGGSGGALGIGVADRLLMFEHSVYTVASPEACASILWRDAAKAPDAAAALKITGSDLLTLGIVDEVIKEPAGGNNWAPLQAGEALKTSILRHLTELSTLSEHKLRDNRYKKFRQIGSFLELSSQEEQLIT from the coding sequence ATGGCCCGTCGTTATTTGTTGGAGTTTGAGAAGCCATTAGTAGAGCTAGAAAAGCAAATTGAACAGATTAGAGAGTTGGCTAGGGACTCTGAGGTTGATGTAAGTCAACAATTACTTCAATTGGAAACTCTTGCGGCAAGAAGGAGAGAGGAGATTTTCAGTGCATTAACACCAGCTGAAAAGATACAGGTTGCAAGGCACCCTCAACGACCAAGTACGCTTGATTTTATTCAGATGTTCTGCGAGGACTGGATAGAGTTGCATGGAGATAGGAATTGCAGTGACGATAGTGCTTTGATTGGCGGAATAGCTCGAATAGAAGATATTCCCGTGCTCTTAATTGGACAACAAAAGGGAAGAGATACAAAGGAAAATGTAGCTCGAAACTTTGGCATGGCGAAGCCAAGTGGATATAGAAAAGCTTTAAGGCTAATGAATCATGCCGATAAGTTCAATTTGCCTATTATTTCTTTTATTGACACTCCAGGTGCTTATGCAGGCTTGCTCGCTGAAGAACAAGGGCAAGGAGAAGCAATAGCAGTTAATTTGCGAGAAATGTTCCGAATTAAAGTACCTATTATTGCCACTGTTATTGGGGAAGGAGGCTCTGGCGGAGCCTTAGGTATTGGTGTTGCAGATAGATTGCTCATGTTTGAACATAGTGTTTACACGGTAGCTAGTCCAGAGGCATGCGCTTCGATCTTATGGAGAGATGCAGCAAAAGCACCTGATGCAGCAGCTGCATTAAAGATCACGGGATCAGATCTCTTGACTCTAGGGATTGTCGATGAAGTTATTAAAGAGCCAGCGGGAGGTAACAATTGGGCTCCTTTGCAGGCTGGAGAAGCATTAAAAACGTCAATACTTAGGCATTTGACAGAGTTATCAACTTTAAGTGAACACAAATTAAGGGATAATAGATATAAGAAATTTAGGCAAATAGGTAGTTTCTTGGAGCTAAGTTCGCAGGAAGAACAGCTCATTACATAG
- a CDS encoding SDR family oxidoreductase, translated as MATALITGASKGIGKATAKAFAHAGWDLLLVARSKNILQSLSAELEDSGSKVFFRSIDLSNPEEISSGFHDLLGNGLCPSVLINNAGVAWTGGLLSMPIDRWNWLMQVNLTSVFQVCAAVVPSMRQEGGLIINVSSHAARNAFPQWGAYCVTKAALESLTKCIAKEENEHNIRACTLTLGSVNSKLWDSDTVKSDFDREQMLSVDQVAAELLHLGEQPHSQVIEDLTLMPSAGVF; from the coding sequence TTGGCAACTGCTCTTATTACAGGAGCCTCTAAAGGGATTGGTAAGGCTACAGCAAAAGCTTTTGCTCATGCTGGTTGGGATCTCTTGCTCGTGGCTCGTTCTAAAAATATTCTTCAATCCTTATCAGCGGAATTGGAAGATTCAGGGTCCAAGGTATTTTTTAGGTCTATTGATCTTTCTAATCCTGAAGAGATCTCTAGCGGCTTTCATGATTTGTTAGGGAATGGACTTTGCCCATCAGTTTTAATTAATAATGCTGGTGTTGCTTGGACAGGTGGATTGTTATCAATGCCAATCGATCGATGGAATTGGTTGATGCAGGTTAATCTAACAAGTGTTTTCCAAGTATGTGCTGCTGTTGTTCCCTCTATGAGGCAAGAAGGTGGTTTGATTATTAATGTTAGTAGCCATGCTGCAAGAAACGCTTTTCCTCAATGGGGAGCTTATTGTGTAACTAAGGCGGCATTAGAAAGTCTTACTAAATGCATCGCTAAAGAAGAGAATGAACATAACATTAGGGCTTGTACTCTTACCCTAGGTTCTGTTAATAGTAAGCTTTGGGATTCTGATACTGTAAAGAGTGATTTTGATCGAGAACAAATGCTTTCGGTTGATCAAGTTGCTGCCGAGCTTCTTCACTTGGGTGAACAGCCTCATTCACAAGTAATTGAAGATCTCACACTAATGCCTTCTGCAGGTGTGTTCTGA
- a CDS encoding phosphoribosylanthranilate isomerase yields MINSTPCKFSPPCKLEDGDELLQSYKGNRPLSLTMRAQASIAIKVCGITKPQQAIEIALMGADAIGVIGVKNSPRYISEPERRTLFEEMIRAVPSKERVWVVANLNKDEIIKGLNSKGSPSIVQLHGNESKQYCEDLKRSHPNIQFWKSFQIRQKNDLVTAKGYQASVDAILFDSWHKSSLGGTGQRIPIEWLEDIDFQLPWWLAGGISSDCIQEILSKLKPFGIDASSKLELEPGIKNIKKVEELIKKIRAT; encoded by the coding sequence TTGATTAACTCAACACCTTGCAAATTTTCTCCTCCTTGTAAGCTAGAAGATGGTGATGAACTACTTCAATCCTATAAAGGGAATAGGCCATTAAGTTTGACTATGAGGGCTCAAGCATCTATAGCCATCAAAGTCTGTGGCATCACAAAGCCGCAACAGGCCATTGAAATAGCATTAATGGGAGCAGATGCTATTGGTGTAATAGGGGTTAAAAACTCACCGCGTTATATTTCAGAGCCAGAAAGACGCACATTATTTGAGGAAATGATTAGAGCTGTTCCATCAAAAGAAAGAGTTTGGGTTGTAGCAAACTTAAATAAAGATGAAATCATCAAAGGTCTAAACAGCAAAGGGTCTCCTTCGATTGTTCAACTGCATGGAAATGAGTCAAAACAATACTGTGAAGACTTAAAAAGATCACATCCAAATATTCAATTTTGGAAATCTTTTCAAATTCGACAAAAAAATGACTTAGTTACAGCAAAAGGATATCAAGCCTCAGTTGATGCAATATTATTTGATAGTTGGCACAAAAGTAGCTTAGGAGGAACAGGGCAAAGAATACCCATAGAATGGCTTGAAGATATAGATTTCCAGCTCCCTTGGTGGCTGGCAGGTGGGATCTCTTCCGATTGTATTCAAGAAATATTATCTAAATTAAAACCCTTTGGAATTGATGCATCTAGCAAATTAGAATTAGAGCCAGGAATAAAAAATATAAAGAAAGTAGAAGAGCTAATAAAGAAAATAAGAGCTACTTAA
- a CDS encoding site-2 protease family protein encodes MQGVELIKLKGISLKVHPSWVFILIVFTRISQAQFSRIFTDQFPAWQAWGVGFLTSACFFLSVLLRELGNSFIALNEGVKVHDITLFSLGGIKRVDKQCSTPMGSLRIAIAGPLINIAIGILCLSCAQIVDSSNLIFLNLLSQVGVINFLLALFNLLPGLPLDGGVILKSIVWHFTGSQRKGHRAANASGRFFSLIVIFLGGLIAFAVKGGFVLGFCLIVIGWFGLSSSRSQDQIIVLQQALYDLSVKDASRKRFRVLEHNQSLKALSELRLSSQSENGDPQLVLLCNLGRWTGYITDKLLMDVPAEDWDQYLLSEYSQPLTDLPSISEKRPLWYAVLELERVKGESLLVLNPAGLPSGTIDRVDLSEVVLKKLGFNLPRAFLDLARKNNIYPLGISLFKIVEGMIDSGLIPKSELDKVTK; translated from the coding sequence TTGCAAGGTGTTGAGTTAATCAAGTTAAAAGGAATTTCCTTAAAAGTGCATCCAAGTTGGGTGTTTATTCTGATTGTCTTTACTCGTATATCTCAAGCTCAATTTTCTAGAATATTTACTGATCAATTCCCGGCTTGGCAGGCTTGGGGTGTTGGGTTTTTGACATCGGCATGTTTTTTCTTGTCCGTCCTTTTGCGCGAGCTTGGCAACTCTTTTATTGCGTTGAATGAGGGAGTCAAAGTGCATGACATTACACTGTTTTCCTTAGGTGGTATTAAGAGAGTGGATAAGCAATGCTCCACTCCTATGGGCAGTCTGAGAATCGCTATAGCTGGGCCTTTGATAAATATTGCTATTGGGATTTTATGTTTGTCTTGCGCTCAAATTGTTGATAGTTCAAATCTCATTTTCTTAAATCTTTTGAGTCAAGTTGGAGTTATTAATTTTCTTTTAGCCCTTTTCAATTTATTGCCAGGCCTTCCTCTCGATGGTGGCGTGATACTTAAGTCAATTGTCTGGCACTTTACAGGGAGTCAAAGGAAAGGACATAGAGCTGCAAATGCTTCTGGCCGGTTTTTTTCTTTGATAGTGATTTTTTTAGGAGGCTTGATTGCTTTTGCTGTTAAAGGCGGATTTGTTTTGGGATTTTGTTTGATAGTTATTGGTTGGTTTGGTCTAAGTTCCTCAAGATCACAAGATCAAATAATAGTTTTACAACAAGCTCTATATGATTTGTCTGTAAAAGATGCTTCTCGTAAGCGTTTTCGAGTTCTTGAACACAATCAATCACTAAAAGCTCTTAGTGAATTGCGCTTATCATCTCAAAGTGAAAATGGAGATCCTCAATTGGTTCTTTTATGCAATTTAGGAAGATGGACAGGTTATATTACTGACAAGTTATTGATGGATGTACCTGCTGAAGATTGGGATCAATATTTATTATCTGAATACAGTCAGCCTCTGACTGATTTGCCTTCTATTAGTGAGAAAAGACCTCTTTGGTATGCAGTTTTAGAATTAGAAAGAGTAAAAGGTGAAAGCCTTTTGGTTCTCAATCCTGCAGGTTTACCTTCTGGAACTATTGATAGAGTTGATCTTTCTGAGGTGGTTTTAAAAAAGCTAGGATTTAATCTTCCAAGAGCTTTCCTAGATCTTGCTAGAAAGAATAATATTTATCCTTTAGGAATTTCTTTGTTCAAAATTGTAGAAGGAATGATTGATTCTGGATTAATCCCAAAATCTGAATTGGATAAAGTTACTAAGTAA
- a CDS encoding lipoate--protein ligase family protein, whose protein sequence is MSGPCQMAADVMMLEKLLQIPEISLLIRFYQWEGTWLSIGKNQRELPRHWINLIKERKLNIVRRPSGGTAVLHTGLTYSLAWLSPPIKKHQAYIAASQWLINCFSKLGLHLQFGNHPHSFISDNCFSTSSSADLVDQNGIKRIGSAQFWKRGNLLQHGEILLDPPKELWEEIFNTDPPKPAPKTVPRVDLERLLTEALISHWSTLKWSHKGLEPNDLKEISENSNSYLVTLSNSDFGINPESIIPSTILNKEIPKG, encoded by the coding sequence TTGTCTGGACCCTGTCAGATGGCAGCCGATGTAATGATGCTTGAAAAATTACTCCAAATTCCTGAAATATCACTCTTGATACGTTTTTATCAATGGGAAGGCACTTGGCTATCCATTGGAAAAAACCAAAGAGAATTACCAAGGCATTGGATCAATTTAATAAAAGAAAGAAAGTTGAACATAGTTCGTAGGCCTAGCGGTGGAACTGCTGTTCTTCACACTGGATTAACCTATTCACTCGCTTGGCTATCACCGCCAATCAAAAAGCACCAAGCTTATATAGCTGCGAGCCAATGGTTAATCAACTGTTTCTCTAAACTTGGACTCCATTTGCAATTTGGCAATCATCCTCATAGTTTCATTTCTGACAATTGTTTTTCAACCTCAAGTTCTGCTGATTTGGTTGACCAAAATGGGATCAAACGTATAGGGAGTGCTCAATTCTGGAAACGAGGAAATCTGCTTCAGCATGGTGAAATACTTTTAGACCCTCCAAAAGAACTTTGGGAAGAAATCTTCAATACTGATCCTCCCAAGCCAGCTCCAAAGACAGTTCCTAGAGTTGATCTAGAAAGATTGCTCACAGAAGCCTTGATTTCACATTGGTCAACACTTAAATGGTCTCACAAAGGATTAGAACCAAATGATCTAAAAGAAATTTCTGAAAATTCAAATAGTTACTTAGTAACTTTATCCAATTCAGATTTTGGGATTAATCCAGAATCAATCATTCCTTCTACAATTTTGAACAAAGAAATTCCTAAAGGATAA
- the psaM gene encoding photosystem I reaction center subunit XII produces METSTTIDLAGLCLVVVMHAGILALRLGISLKRA; encoded by the coding sequence ATGGAGACTTCAACCACTATTGATCTTGCGGGCCTTTGTTTAGTGGTGGTTATGCATGCTGGGATATTAGCTTTGAGATTAGGAATTAGCCTTAAAAGAGCTTAA
- a CDS encoding protochlorophyllide reductase → MSSFQSAPGTVLITGTTSGVGLYATKALIDLGWKVITANRSPERAEKAAVKLGLPFRCPKQLQHISIDLSDLDSVSKGVKDLLDKLDEPLDALVCNAAVYMPRLSKPRRSPQGYELSMATNHFGHFLMIQLLLENLSKSKRPVWKGRSWGIESSRLVMLGTVTANYKELGGKIPIPAPADLGDLSGFKEGFLDPICMASGKRFKPGKAYKDSKLCNMITIQELHRRFKDSSVVFSSLYPGCVANTKLFRNTPKIFQWLFPLFQRFVTGGFVSQPLAGKRVAQVVSSPEFGISGVHWSWGNRQKKNGEQFSQKLSERITDPETASDVWDLSMKLAEVNVK, encoded by the coding sequence ATGTCTTCATTTCAGTCAGCTCCAGGTACAGTCTTAATCACTGGGACGACTTCTGGAGTTGGATTATATGCAACCAAGGCTTTGATAGACCTTGGTTGGAAGGTGATTACAGCAAATAGGTCACCTGAAAGAGCTGAAAAAGCAGCTGTAAAATTGGGATTGCCTTTTAGGTGCCCTAAACAGCTCCAACACATATCTATAGATCTTTCGGATTTAGATAGTGTTAGTAAGGGAGTTAAGGATCTTTTAGATAAATTGGATGAACCTTTGGATGCTTTGGTCTGTAATGCGGCCGTTTATATGCCTCGATTATCAAAACCCCGCAGATCACCGCAGGGATATGAGCTTTCAATGGCTACTAATCATTTTGGACATTTCCTTATGATCCAACTTCTCTTAGAAAATCTAAGTAAATCAAAACGTCCAGTGTGGAAGGGACGTTCATGGGGAATTGAATCTTCCAGATTAGTTATGCTAGGAACAGTGACTGCTAATTACAAGGAACTTGGAGGTAAAATACCTATACCGGCGCCAGCTGATTTAGGGGATTTATCTGGTTTTAAAGAAGGGTTCTTGGATCCAATTTGTATGGCTAGTGGGAAACGTTTCAAGCCAGGTAAGGCTTATAAAGATAGCAAGCTCTGCAACATGATCACTATTCAAGAACTGCATAGGAGATTTAAAGATTCTTCGGTTGTCTTTAGCTCTCTTTATCCAGGTTGTGTAGCTAATACAAAACTTTTTAGAAATACTCCAAAGATTTTTCAATGGCTTTTCCCTCTATTCCAGAGGTTTGTAACAGGTGGCTTTGTTAGTCAGCCTTTAGCCGGTAAAAGAGTCGCTCAAGTGGTTTCTAGCCCAGAGTTTGGAATTTCTGGCGTTCATTGGAGTTGGGGGAATCGCCAGAAAAAAAATGGCGAGCAGTTCTCTCAGAAATTATCTGAAAGAATAACCGACCCTGAAACAGCTAGTGATGTTTGGGACCTTTCTATGAAACTTGCAGAAGTAAACGTAAAATAA